Proteins encoded by one window of Kribbella italica:
- a CDS encoding ricin-type beta-trefoil lectin domain protein, whose protein sequence is MPPSRFARSRRSDGPGSTRFAGTFARRPLTPRVTSLPDRRAWMTTAFVATFVAGAAVAVPLLTHLGGDSPKDTIVAVDAPLTSRATTTPTVTPTVVPTATTTTTVTGKPRVSVATATVTVTAPGGQVTVLKPGATVTLPGATTTVTAPGGQVTVVKPGTTVTLPKATTTVTTKVTEKGQEQTGGDAVKQDADQLRAMKSTPATMRSEGAKRCIDVKDGRAGAGTDGTPLQVWDCNAGRSQSWVFNSDGTVRALNQCMDLAWGSIAENTAIQLVACNGSAAQQFRVTQKGQLINPAAEGKCVTVDKGDNGGRLFLRGCSGDGNQKWAQS, encoded by the coding sequence GTGCCGCCCTCCCGATTCGCCCGTTCGCGCCGGTCCGACGGACCCGGTTCGACCCGCTTCGCCGGGACGTTCGCCCGCCGTCCACTGACGCCGCGGGTGACCTCCCTGCCCGATCGCCGGGCCTGGATGACGACGGCGTTCGTCGCCACCTTCGTGGCCGGTGCCGCGGTCGCCGTACCGCTGCTGACGCACCTCGGCGGAGACTCGCCGAAGGACACGATCGTCGCGGTCGACGCGCCGCTCACGTCCCGGGCGACGACCACACCGACCGTCACGCCGACCGTCGTACCGACCGCGACGACGACCACCACCGTGACCGGCAAGCCGCGGGTCTCGGTGGCGACCGCGACCGTGACGGTGACCGCGCCGGGCGGCCAGGTCACCGTGCTCAAGCCGGGCGCGACCGTGACGTTGCCAGGGGCCACTACCACCGTGACGGCGCCGGGCGGCCAGGTCACGGTGGTCAAGCCCGGTACGACGGTGACGTTGCCCAAGGCCACGACCACCGTCACGACGAAGGTGACCGAGAAGGGTCAGGAGCAGACCGGCGGCGACGCGGTCAAGCAGGACGCCGACCAGCTGCGCGCGATGAAGAGCACGCCGGCGACCATGCGCAGCGAGGGCGCCAAGCGCTGCATCGACGTCAAGGACGGCCGGGCCGGCGCGGGCACCGACGGCACCCCGCTGCAGGTCTGGGACTGCAACGCGGGCAGGAGCCAGAGCTGGGTGTTCAACTCCGACGGAACGGTCCGCGCGCTGAACCAGTGCATGGACCTGGCCTGGGGCTCGATCGCGGAGAACACCGCGATCCAGCTGGTCGCCTGCAACGGCAGCGCCGCCCAGCAGTTCCGCGTCACCCAGAAGGGCCAGCTGATCAACCCGGCCGCCGAGGGCAAGTGCGTCACGGTCGACAAGGGCGACAACGGCGGCCGGCTGTTCCTGCGCGGCTGCAGCGGTGACGGCAACCAGAAGTGGGCCCAGTCCTGA
- a CDS encoding 1,4-dihydroxy-2-naphthoyl-CoA synthase, with product MLGRVTDPAHVSEIFDPSAWKAVDGFDLTDITYHRAVDAGVVRIAFNRPEVRNAFRPQTVDELYRVLDHARMSSDVGCVLLTGNGPSAKDGGWAFCSGGDQRIRGKDGYKYAEGTTADSIDPAKAGRLHILEVQRLIRFMPKVVVAVVPGWAAGGGHSLHVVADLTLASAEHARFKQTDADVASFDGGFGSAYLARQVGQKFAREIFFLGDEYDAEDAFRMGMVNKVVPHAELEQVALDWGRKICAKSPTAQRMLKYAFNAIDDGLVGQQLFAGEATRLAYGTDEAAEGRDSFLEKRPADWSPYPYAF from the coding sequence CCGGGTGACCGACCCAGCGCACGTCAGTGAGATCTTCGACCCGTCGGCCTGGAAGGCGGTCGACGGCTTCGACCTGACCGACATCACCTACCACCGGGCGGTCGACGCCGGGGTGGTGCGGATCGCCTTCAACCGGCCCGAGGTCCGCAACGCGTTCCGCCCGCAGACGGTCGACGAGCTGTACCGGGTGCTCGACCACGCGCGGATGTCGAGCGACGTCGGGTGCGTGCTGCTGACCGGCAACGGTCCGTCCGCGAAGGACGGCGGCTGGGCGTTCTGCTCCGGCGGCGACCAGCGGATCCGCGGCAAGGACGGTTACAAGTACGCCGAGGGAACGACGGCGGACTCGATCGACCCGGCCAAGGCGGGCCGGCTACACATCCTCGAGGTGCAGCGGCTGATCCGGTTCATGCCCAAGGTCGTCGTGGCAGTCGTACCGGGCTGGGCCGCCGGTGGCGGGCACAGCCTGCACGTGGTCGCCGACCTGACGCTGGCCTCGGCCGAGCACGCGCGGTTCAAGCAGACCGACGCGGACGTGGCGTCGTTCGACGGCGGGTTCGGTTCGGCGTACCTGGCCCGGCAGGTCGGGCAGAAGTTCGCCCGGGAGATCTTCTTCCTGGGCGACGAGTACGACGCCGAGGACGCGTTCCGGATGGGCATGGTCAACAAGGTCGTCCCGCACGCCGAGCTGGAGCAGGTCGCGCTGGACTGGGGCCGGAAGATCTGCGCGAAGTCGCCGACCGCCCAGCGGATGCTGAAGTACGCGTTCAACGCGATCGACGACGGGCTGGTCGGTCAGCAGCTGTTCGCCGGTGAGGCGACCCGGCTGGCCTACGGCACCGACGAGGCCGCCGAGGGCCGCGACTCCTTCCTGGAGAAGCGGCCCGCCGACTGGTCGCCGTACCCGTACGCGTTCTAG
- a CDS encoding sigma-70 family RNA polymerase sigma factor encodes MRSVINDISPGRLHAIELCLAERDSLRRYVKSLVGWDAFAVEDVVQETLLRAWQQAETLDWESRPIRMWLFRVARNLVVDQHRRAQRTVPSGLSQADFETTISAPDPADEITDRRVLVDALRRLSPAHREVVIRVHLCGQPGEDVAMALDVPIGTVKSRTHTAVRALRADLLRRGWGEAAA; translated from the coding sequence GTGAGGTCCGTCATCAACGACATCAGCCCCGGCCGCCTGCACGCCATCGAGCTCTGTCTGGCCGAACGTGACAGCCTGCGCCGCTACGTGAAGAGCCTGGTCGGCTGGGACGCGTTCGCTGTCGAGGACGTGGTCCAGGAGACGCTGCTGCGGGCCTGGCAGCAGGCGGAGACGCTGGACTGGGAGAGCCGGCCGATCCGGATGTGGCTGTTCCGGGTCGCCCGCAACCTGGTCGTCGACCAGCACCGCCGGGCCCAGCGGACCGTGCCCAGCGGCCTGAGCCAAGCCGACTTCGAGACGACCATCAGCGCACCCGACCCGGCCGACGAGATCACCGATCGAAGGGTCCTGGTCGACGCGCTGAGACGTTTGTCACCCGCGCACCGCGAAGTGGTGATCCGGGTTCATCTCTGCGGCCAGCCCGGCGAGGATGTCGCCATGGCCCTGGACGTCCCGATCGGAACCGTGAAGTCGCGGACCCACACGGCGGTCCGCGCGCTGCGGGCCGACCTGCTGCGTCGCGGGTGGGGCGAGGCCGCTGCATGA